In Haloterrigena turkmenica DSM 5511, a single genomic region encodes these proteins:
- a CDS encoding uracil-xanthine permease family protein → MSNETDGGIQIEYGVDDKPPLPKSILLGLQHVAVMIVPATAVAYVVANGVGLEADAAYLVQMVLLFSGLATMVQAYTVGPVGARLPIVMGSSFTFVGATIDIGASFGMAAVFGAILVTGFVVEGLIGWQFKRIKPFFPPLVTGLVVVIIGLYLIPVAMDYAAGGVGASDFGALHHIGLAALVLAIAVGLNMFTRGVTRLLSVLVAIVVGYAAAIALTVATGLELVTFSAVGEAAWIELPSPTRFGFEFEPIAIATFAVLFLVSSMETVGDMSGVTAAEGRNPTDEEFRGGLFNDGLLSSIGSIFGAFPITSFSQNVGIVNFTGVMSRHVVGIGGVFLAVLGLSPKVGAAVTTIPSAVFGGAVLLMAGMVAASGFRLIVTHVDLDRRNTVIVATSIGLGLGVATTPDALAGLPSRAELFFGQPVIVTALSGLALNTFVPGPSSPLFDAVPEAGVGETESATVDPTDD, encoded by the coding sequence ATGTCGAACGAAACTGATGGGGGCATTCAGATCGAGTACGGCGTCGACGACAAACCGCCGTTACCGAAATCGATCCTGCTGGGCTTGCAACACGTCGCGGTGATGATCGTGCCGGCGACGGCGGTGGCCTACGTCGTCGCGAACGGGGTCGGTCTCGAGGCAGACGCGGCCTATCTCGTCCAGATGGTCCTGCTGTTTTCCGGGCTGGCAACGATGGTCCAGGCCTACACCGTCGGCCCGGTCGGCGCTCGGCTGCCGATCGTCATGGGCTCGAGTTTCACCTTCGTCGGCGCGACGATCGATATCGGCGCCAGCTTCGGGATGGCTGCCGTCTTCGGCGCGATTCTCGTCACCGGCTTCGTCGTCGAGGGCCTGATCGGCTGGCAGTTCAAACGCATCAAACCCTTCTTCCCGCCGCTGGTGACCGGCCTCGTCGTCGTCATCATCGGGCTCTACCTGATCCCCGTCGCGATGGACTACGCCGCCGGCGGGGTCGGCGCGTCTGACTTCGGCGCCCTCCACCACATCGGACTCGCCGCGCTCGTGCTGGCGATCGCCGTCGGTCTCAACATGTTCACGCGCGGCGTCACGCGACTGCTGTCCGTGCTGGTCGCGATCGTCGTCGGCTACGCGGCCGCCATCGCCCTCACGGTCGCGACGGGCCTCGAGCTCGTCACCTTTTCGGCCGTCGGCGAGGCCGCGTGGATCGAGCTGCCCTCGCCCACCCGCTTCGGCTTCGAGTTCGAGCCGATTGCGATCGCCACGTTCGCCGTCCTCTTTCTCGTCTCGTCGATGGAGACCGTCGGCGACATGTCCGGCGTCACGGCCGCCGAAGGCCGCAATCCGACCGACGAGGAGTTCCGCGGCGGCCTGTTCAACGACGGGCTGCTGAGTTCGATCGGTTCGATCTTCGGCGCGTTCCCGATCACCTCGTTCTCCCAGAACGTCGGCATCGTCAACTTCACCGGCGTGATGAGCCGCCACGTCGTCGGCATCGGCGGCGTCTTCCTCGCCGTCCTCGGTCTGAGCCCCAAAGTGGGCGCCGCCGTCACGACGATCCCCAGCGCGGTCTTCGGCGGCGCCGTCCTGCTGATGGCCGGGATGGTCGCCGCGAGCGGGTTCCGGCTGATCGTCACGCACGTGGATCTCGATCGCCGGAACACGGTCATCGTCGCCACCTCGATCGGCCTCGGACTGGGCGTCGCGACGACGCCCGATGCCCTCGCGGGGCTGCCGAGCCGCGCCGAGCTGTTCTTCGGCCAGCCGGTCATCGTGACCGCGCTGTCGGGGCTCGCGCTCAACACGTTCGTCCCCGGCCCCTCGAGCCCGCTGTTCGACGCCGTTCCCGAGGCGGGCGTCGGGGAGACCGAATCCGCGACGGTCGACCCCACTGACGACTGA
- a CDS encoding carboxymuconolactone decarboxylase family protein produces the protein MVTTETRAEIEEYLGRVPSWIDALPEPAADHSWGIVRDLELEETELEGREKALVALGAASAMQCPYCVHFHREEAKLEEVTDEELSEAIGVASSVRYFSTVLHGAEIDHETFVSETKEIVDHVRDQQAAAPSDD, from the coding sequence ATGGTAACAACCGAAACGCGAGCGGAGATCGAAGAGTACCTCGGACGCGTTCCGAGCTGGATCGACGCGCTTCCGGAGCCGGCCGCCGACCACAGCTGGGGAATCGTCCGCGACCTCGAGTTAGAAGAGACCGAACTCGAAGGGCGGGAAAAGGCACTGGTCGCCCTCGGCGCGGCGTCGGCGATGCAGTGTCCGTACTGCGTGCACTTCCACAGGGAGGAGGCGAAACTCGAGGAGGTGACCGACGAGGAACTGTCCGAAGCGATCGGGGTCGCCAGTAGCGTGCGATACTTCTCGACGGTGTTACACGGTGCGGAGATCGACCATGAGACGTTCGTCTCCGAGACTAAGGAGATCGTCGACCACGTCAGGGATCAGCAGGCCGCGGCGCCGAGCGACGACTGA
- a CDS encoding FAD-dependent oxidoreductase — MSNDFDPESASPRPESLWLATTPTTDYDPLEGDLEVDVAVVGGGITGLTAAIELQEAGKTVAVLESDRIVESTTGHTTAKLTSQHGLIYDTLVSKFGRKRAGQYARANEAAIDAVERRVEEHDIDCDFRRTPAYTYAASSDDVSKVSEEVETAQRLGLPAEYVEETPLPFETDGAVRFDEQAEFHPRKYLLAIAEQIHEDDGDSAVFEETRAVDVDPGEPCRVETERGAVVADDVVVATHFPVFDRVGYFSRMHPHRAYLLAVRVDEEPPEGMYYNTASPPATIRTQPAEPADDTDEPEELVLVGGQSHKPSVSGPPTSERYRRCEQFAREHFSVESIEYRWSTMDYSPVDKVPFIGQIDPLAEHVYVGTGFNGWGMSGGTAAGMILADLIVDGANPWADVFDPQRFTPKASAKSFLEENAKVGGSFVGDRIKSFLASLGADGSDIPDPGEGGIVRRTGRPMGVYRDEGGSVHAVSAVCPHMGCLVRWNDAERTWDCPCHGSRFTHEGDVLSGPALEGLPYRKL, encoded by the coding sequence ATGTCGAATGATTTCGACCCCGAATCTGCGTCCCCGCGCCCGGAATCGCTGTGGCTTGCCACGACGCCGACCACCGACTACGACCCGCTCGAGGGCGACCTCGAGGTGGACGTCGCCGTCGTCGGCGGCGGCATCACCGGGCTGACCGCCGCGATCGAGTTACAGGAGGCCGGAAAGACGGTCGCGGTCCTCGAGTCGGACCGCATCGTCGAGAGCACGACCGGCCACACGACGGCTAAACTGACCTCCCAACACGGGCTGATCTACGATACGCTCGTCTCCAAATTCGGACGGAAGCGGGCCGGACAGTACGCCCGGGCGAACGAGGCGGCGATCGACGCCGTCGAGCGCCGCGTCGAGGAACACGATATCGACTGCGACTTTCGGCGGACGCCGGCCTACACGTACGCGGCGTCGTCCGACGACGTCTCGAAGGTCAGCGAGGAAGTGGAGACGGCCCAGCGGCTCGGGCTCCCGGCCGAGTACGTCGAAGAGACGCCCCTCCCGTTCGAGACCGACGGGGCAGTTCGGTTCGACGAGCAGGCGGAGTTCCACCCGCGGAAGTACCTGCTCGCGATCGCCGAGCAGATCCACGAGGATGACGGTGACAGCGCCGTCTTCGAGGAGACTCGCGCGGTCGATGTCGATCCCGGCGAGCCCTGTCGCGTCGAGACCGAACGCGGCGCGGTCGTCGCCGACGACGTCGTCGTTGCCACGCACTTCCCCGTTTTCGATCGGGTCGGCTACTTCTCGCGGATGCACCCCCACCGGGCCTACCTGTTGGCGGTCCGCGTCGACGAGGAGCCGCCCGAGGGGATGTACTACAACACGGCGTCGCCGCCGGCCACGATTCGAACGCAGCCGGCCGAACCGGCGGACGACACCGACGAACCAGAGGAACTCGTTCTCGTCGGCGGCCAGAGCCACAAGCCGAGCGTCAGCGGGCCACCGACCTCCGAGCGGTATCGCCGCTGCGAGCAGTTTGCCCGCGAGCACTTCAGCGTCGAATCGATCGAGTACCGGTGGTCGACGATGGACTACTCGCCGGTCGACAAGGTACCCTTCATCGGGCAGATCGATCCGCTGGCCGAGCACGTCTACGTCGGCACCGGATTCAACGGCTGGGGGATGTCCGGCGGCACCGCCGCGGGGATGATCCTCGCCGACCTGATCGTCGACGGCGCGAACCCCTGGGCCGACGTGTTCGACCCCCAGCGGTTCACCCCGAAGGCGTCGGCCAAGAGCTTCCTCGAGGAGAACGCGAAAGTCGGCGGCAGTTTCGTCGGCGACCGCATCAAGTCCTTCCTCGCCTCGCTGGGCGCCGACGGGAGCGATATTCCCGACCCCGGCGAGGGCGGGATCGTTCGCCGGACCGGCCGCCCGATGGGCGTCTACCGCGACGAGGGGGGCTCGGTCCACGCCGTCTCCGCGGTCTGTCCGCACATGGGCTGTCTCGTCCGGTGGAACGACGCCGAGCGGACGTGGGACTGCCCCTGTCACGGCTCGCGGTTCACCCACGAGGGGGACGTGCTCTCCGGGCCCGCGCTCGAGGGACTGCCGTACCGGAAGCTGTGA
- a CDS encoding sodium-dependent transporter, whose translation MARESWASRAGFILAAVGSAIGLGNIWRFPWMTAENGGSAFLLLYLLIVLVVGVPGLLAAFVIGRRSNRNPVGAFKSLAGSRFWTALGALCVVTSILLMSFYSVVGGWILRYFLESATGAYFAAPETHFAAISYGAEAFGYQLAVLAATSLIVAAGIRRGIEATTKVMMPGVVVLLIGLAIWAARQPGAAQGYEFYLGFDGAYLAENFLSVLASAAGQALFTLSIGSGTMITYASYVDDDRSLPLDASAIAVFNLGIGILAGLVVFPLLFSFAPGPTEGGPGALFVGIAGAFANLPGGRLLGAVFFLVVLLAALTSLISMLEIPVSFLVDEFDLERSTATWGLFALVAVTGGVNAFSPAVFTLFADQLVDLLLVLGLTGFMVYTAWVLGPAAIEEYLEGAGPISSPLVIPWRYAIGTVFPAFLLFTFYADVAALTGLSTGTGPLLVATLLTVLVLVFVARRSVSENRPEPSESAD comes from the coding sequence ATGGCACGTGAGAGTTGGGCGAGTCGCGCCGGATTCATTCTGGCCGCGGTCGGAAGCGCAATCGGATTGGGGAACATCTGGCGGTTCCCGTGGATGACCGCGGAGAACGGCGGAAGCGCCTTTCTACTGTTGTATCTACTTATCGTCCTCGTCGTCGGAGTGCCGGGATTGCTGGCCGCGTTCGTGATCGGTCGGCGGTCGAATCGGAACCCGGTCGGGGCGTTCAAATCGCTCGCCGGATCGCGCTTCTGGACGGCGTTGGGCGCGCTCTGCGTCGTCACCTCGATTCTGCTGATGTCGTTCTACAGCGTCGTCGGAGGGTGGATCCTTCGGTACTTCCTCGAGAGCGCGACGGGCGCCTATTTCGCGGCTCCCGAGACCCACTTCGCGGCGATCAGCTACGGTGCCGAAGCGTTCGGCTACCAACTCGCCGTCCTCGCGGCCACGTCGTTGATCGTCGCCGCGGGGATCAGACGCGGTATCGAGGCGACGACGAAGGTGATGATGCCCGGCGTCGTCGTGTTGCTCATCGGACTCGCGATCTGGGCGGCCCGACAGCCCGGCGCTGCCCAGGGATACGAGTTCTACCTCGGGTTCGACGGCGCCTACCTCGCTGAGAACTTCCTCTCGGTGCTGGCGTCGGCCGCCGGCCAGGCGCTGTTTACCCTCTCGATCGGCAGCGGAACGATGATCACCTACGCCTCCTACGTCGACGACGACCGCTCGCTACCCCTCGACGCCTCGGCCATCGCCGTATTCAATCTCGGCATCGGCATCCTGGCCGGACTCGTGGTCTTCCCACTGCTGTTCTCGTTCGCGCCGGGACCGACCGAGGGCGGCCCCGGCGCCCTGTTCGTCGGGATCGCCGGCGCGTTCGCGAACCTACCCGGCGGGCGACTCCTCGGCGCGGTCTTCTTCCTCGTCGTTCTCCTCGCAGCCTTAACGAGTCTGATCAGCATGCTCGAGATCCCGGTCTCGTTTCTGGTCGACGAGTTCGACCTCGAGCGGTCGACGGCGACCTGGGGGCTATTCGCGCTGGTCGCAGTTACCGGCGGCGTGAACGCGTTCAGCCCCGCGGTGTTCACGCTGTTCGCGGACCAACTCGTCGATCTCCTCTTGGTGCTCGGCCTGACCGGGTTCATGGTGTACACGGCCTGGGTGCTCGGTCCGGCCGCGATCGAGGAGTACCTCGAAGGCGCGGGACCGATCTCGAGCCCGCTGGTGATCCCGTGGCGGTACGCCATCGGGACCGTCTTCCCGGCGTTCCTCCTCTTTACGTTCTACGCCGATGTCGCGGCCTTGACCGGGCTCTCAACGGGAACTGGGCCGTTGTTGGTCGCGACGCTGCTAACGGTGCTAGTGCTCGTCTTCGTGGCCCGCCGTTCCGTCTCCGAAAACCGACCGGAACCGAGCGAGAGCGCGGACTGA
- a CDS encoding DJ-1/PfpI family protein, with amino-acid sequence MSQQILLLAGDFVEDYEVMVPFQALQMVGHEVHAVCPEKESGDTCPTAIHDFEGDQTYTEKPGHNFELNHDFDAVDPSEYDALVVPGGRAPEYLRTYDEIIEIVRHFFEAEKPVASLCHGVQLLAAADVLEGRTCTGYPALEVDVTIAGGEWEDGVTRDGNLVTGQAWPDHPDWLAEFLDVLGTEIDHADAAPAAADD; translated from the coding sequence ATGTCACAACAGATTCTGCTCCTCGCGGGCGACTTCGTCGAGGACTACGAGGTAATGGTCCCGTTCCAGGCGCTCCAGATGGTCGGCCACGAGGTCCACGCCGTCTGTCCCGAGAAGGAGAGCGGCGATACCTGTCCGACGGCGATCCACGACTTCGAGGGCGACCAGACCTACACCGAGAAGCCGGGCCACAACTTCGAGCTGAACCACGACTTCGACGCCGTCGATCCGTCAGAGTACGACGCGCTGGTCGTCCCCGGCGGCCGCGCACCCGAATACCTCCGAACCTACGACGAGATCATCGAGATCGTCCGGCACTTCTTCGAGGCGGAGAAACCCGTCGCGTCGCTCTGTCACGGCGTCCAGCTCCTCGCCGCCGCGGACGTCCTCGAGGGACGGACCTGCACCGGCTATCCGGCGCTCGAGGTCGACGTGACGATCGCCGGCGGCGAGTGGGAAGATGGCGTCACGCGCGACGGCAACCTCGTGACGGGACAGGCCTGGCCGGACCACCCCGACTGGCTCGCTGAATTCCTCGACGTGCTCGGCACCGAGATCGATCACGCGGACGCCGCGCCGGCCGCCGCGGACGACTGA
- a CDS encoding sodium:calcium antiporter, with amino-acid sequence MKRRLLGTIAVAVALTVPWVVVWMLTVGLPAVGYDPALFAHPPTLATVAISGVSILGAAFLLAWAAETAEKDVPSAFAIAILAVLAVAPEYAVDALYAWNAGQFAGTERGIEAGNLAVANMTGANRILIGLGWSGIALFTMFRRESDVDPAVTDRAGFLRDAVSIDPDISLEIVFLLLATLWAFLVPLNGGIDIFDMLVLVGLYVAYIGIVIRGDIEPEDVHTGVPAALQALSRPKRIASVVLLFVYSGFVIFVAVEPFAHGLEDLGTEAGIPPFFMIQWIAPLASESPELIVVAYLVNKARSTAGFNALISSKLNQWTLLIGTLVVVYSLALGQYGALPFDQKQSGEIWLTAAQSFFALALLIDLEITAREAVTLLVLFVSQVLLEFAVIREVVALPITTYEMLLIYSAVYIVLGLVLFVRRRDEFRLLLERSVGTITSAFGGEERPQQADD; translated from the coding sequence GTGAAGAGGCGACTGCTGGGAACGATCGCGGTGGCTGTCGCCCTGACGGTGCCGTGGGTCGTCGTCTGGATGCTGACCGTCGGTCTCCCCGCCGTCGGATACGATCCGGCGCTGTTCGCGCACCCGCCGACGCTCGCGACCGTCGCGATCAGCGGCGTCTCGATCCTCGGAGCCGCGTTCCTGCTCGCGTGGGCCGCCGAGACCGCCGAGAAGGACGTCCCGAGCGCGTTCGCGATCGCGATCCTCGCGGTGCTGGCGGTCGCGCCGGAGTACGCGGTCGACGCCCTCTACGCCTGGAACGCCGGCCAGTTCGCGGGGACCGAGCGCGGCATCGAGGCCGGGAACCTCGCCGTCGCGAACATGACCGGCGCGAACCGCATCCTCATCGGGTTGGGTTGGTCCGGCATCGCGCTGTTTACCATGTTCCGTCGCGAGTCGGACGTCGATCCCGCCGTAACGGACCGCGCGGGATTCCTGCGGGACGCGGTCTCGATCGACCCGGACATCAGCCTCGAGATCGTCTTCCTCCTGCTCGCGACGCTGTGGGCGTTTTTGGTGCCGCTGAACGGCGGGATCGACATCTTCGACATGCTCGTTCTGGTCGGCCTCTACGTCGCGTACATCGGGATCGTGATCCGCGGCGACATCGAGCCCGAGGACGTCCACACCGGCGTGCCGGCCGCGCTTCAGGCGCTCTCGAGACCCAAGCGGATCGCCAGCGTCGTCCTGCTGTTCGTCTACTCCGGGTTCGTCATTTTCGTCGCCGTCGAACCGTTCGCCCACGGCCTCGAGGACCTCGGGACCGAAGCCGGCATCCCGCCGTTCTTCATGATCCAGTGGATCGCGCCGCTGGCCTCGGAGTCGCCGGAACTCATCGTGGTCGCCTACCTGGTGAACAAGGCGCGGTCGACGGCCGGCTTCAACGCCCTCATCTCGTCGAAGCTCAACCAGTGGACGCTGCTCATCGGGACGCTCGTCGTCGTCTACTCGCTCGCGCTGGGTCAATACGGGGCGTTGCCCTTCGACCAGAAACAGTCGGGCGAGATCTGGCTCACGGCCGCCCAGTCGTTCTTCGCGCTCGCCCTCCTGATCGACCTCGAGATCACCGCCCGCGAGGCGGTCACACTGCTGGTGCTGTTCGTCTCGCAGGTCCTGCTCGAGTTCGCCGTCATTCGCGAGGTCGTCGCGCTTCCGATCACGACCTACGAAATGTTACTGATCTACAGCGCCGTCTACATCGTCCTCGGCCTGGTGCTGTTCGTCCGCCGACGCGATGAGTTCCGGCTGCTCCTCGAGCGGAGCGTCGGGACGATAACCAGCGCGTTCGGGGGCGAAGAGCGCCCGCAACAGGCCGACGACTGA
- the hpt gene encoding hypoxanthine/guanine phosphoribosyltransferase: MEKLIESLSDAPIIDKDGYEYLVHPISNGVPMLDPDLLREVVVEVMQTADLDVDKIVAPEAMGIHLATALSLQTDIPLVVIRKRPYGLEGEVSLHQQTGYSESEMYINDVEEGDRVLIVDDMLSTGGTLAAICTALDDIGAEIVDIVVVLRKVGDSALDDTKFDATSLLDITVEDGDVTVH; encoded by the coding sequence ATGGAGAAGCTCATCGAATCGCTTTCCGACGCCCCGATCATCGACAAGGACGGCTACGAGTACCTCGTCCACCCGATCAGCAACGGCGTCCCGATGCTCGACCCCGACCTGTTGCGCGAGGTCGTCGTCGAGGTCATGCAGACGGCCGACCTGGACGTCGACAAGATCGTCGCCCCGGAGGCGATGGGGATCCACCTCGCGACCGCCCTCTCCCTGCAGACCGACATTCCGCTGGTCGTGATCCGCAAGCGACCCTACGGCCTCGAGGGCGAGGTGTCGCTCCACCAGCAGACGGGCTACTCCGAGTCGGAGATGTACATCAACGACGTCGAGGAGGGCGACCGCGTTCTGATCGTCGACGACATGCTGTCGACCGGCGGGACGCTGGCGGCCATCTGCACCGCGCTGGACGACATCGGCGCCGAGATCGTCGACATCGTGGTCGTGCTTCGGAAGGTCGGCGACTCCGCGCTCGACGACACGAAGTTCGATGCCACGAGCCTCCTCGACATCACCGTCGAGGACGGCGATGTGACCGTCCACTGA
- a CDS encoding YciE/YciF ferroxidase family protein, whose amino-acid sequence MGTTSVDHIDDLEELFHHKLAQMYYTEQELVEALDEMAINASNDRMSEGFADHRDETRTHVQRLEEVFAALDRPAERRENPVLDALEQERATLEDAIEDDDMLNMAYLNAAMMTERIEMTSYEGLTTMANKIGYDNEIKKPLKSNHDEEESTYRELSAMETASDMKSLWDRLTPS is encoded by the coding sequence ATGGGAACAACTAGTGTCGACCACATCGACGACCTCGAGGAACTGTTCCACCACAAACTCGCCCAGATGTACTACACCGAGCAGGAACTCGTCGAGGCGTTAGACGAGATGGCGATCAACGCGAGCAACGATCGGATGAGCGAGGGCTTCGCGGACCACCGCGACGAGACCCGGACGCACGTCCAGCGCCTGGAGGAGGTCTTCGCGGCTCTCGACCGGCCGGCGGAGCGACGGGAGAATCCCGTCCTCGACGCGCTCGAGCAGGAGCGGGCGACCCTCGAGGACGCCATCGAGGACGACGACATGCTCAACATGGCCTATCTGAACGCCGCGATGATGACCGAGCGCATCGAGATGACGTCCTATGAGGGCCTCACGACGATGGCGAACAAGATCGGGTACGACAACGAGATCAAGAAACCCCTCAAGTCCAACCACGACGAGGAGGAGTCGACCTACCGCGAACTGTCCGCGATGGAGACGGCCTCGGACATGAAGTCGCTGTGGGACCGGCTAACACCGTCATAA
- a CDS encoding NAD(P)/FAD-dependent oxidoreductase yields MPDVVIVGGGPAGLSAALFTAKNDLETVVFDTDETWMHKAHLFNYPGIRSISGSEFMELTRGQVSDRGADVRVGEEVTDVDPDGDGFSVETSVASETQRADGEAVDEADTYEADYVVLATGADRSMAEDLEVDFDEDGTVAVDLDTETSVDDLYATGAMVRDEEWQAVIAAGDGASAALDILSKEKGEHFHDFDVPDDVP; encoded by the coding sequence ATGCCAGACGTCGTAATCGTCGGCGGCGGTCCCGCCGGTCTGAGCGCAGCGCTGTTCACCGCGAAGAACGACCTCGAGACCGTCGTCTTCGACACCGACGAGACCTGGATGCACAAGGCCCATCTGTTCAACTATCCCGGCATCCGAAGCATCAGCGGCAGCGAGTTCATGGAACTGACCCGCGGGCAGGTCAGCGACCGCGGCGCCGACGTCCGCGTCGGCGAGGAAGTGACCGACGTCGACCCCGACGGCGACGGCTTCAGCGTCGAGACCAGCGTTGCGTCGGAGACGCAACGAGCAGACGGCGAAGCCGTCGACGAGGCGGACACCTACGAAGCCGACTACGTCGTCCTCGCGACGGGCGCCGACCGATCGATGGCCGAGGATCTCGAGGTCGACTTCGACGAGGACGGCACCGTCGCCGTCGACCTGGACACGGAGACGAGCGTCGACGACCTGTATGCGACGGGTGCGATGGTCCGGGACGAGGAGTGGCAGGCCGTCATCGCCGCGGGCGACGGCGCCTCGGCGGCGCTGGACATCCTCAGTAAGGAGAAGGGCGAGCACTTCCACGACTTCGACGTCCCGGACGACGTGCCGTGA
- a CDS encoding phosphosulfolactate synthase, giving the protein MSDRAFDFLHVNDREEKPRTNGITEIRGPYYDPMGPRELRDILETMGAYVDIYKFSGGSFALMPEDAVRELIEVCHDHDVLVSTGGFIEHVLIRDYEQVDRYVEEAADIGFDIVEVSSGFLAIDVDDMVALTELVQDHGLKAKPEINVQFGAGGASSVEELESETTIDPTSAIEEGRRHLEAGAYKIMVESEGITEQVRDWRTDVAFKIADGLGVENCVFEAADPEVFEWYIKQFGPKVNLFVDNSQIVELECMRSGLWGKKSSWGRIASYERDGE; this is encoded by the coding sequence ATGTCCGACCGCGCGTTCGACTTCCTGCACGTCAACGACCGCGAGGAAAAGCCCCGAACGAACGGCATCACCGAAATTCGCGGGCCGTACTACGATCCCATGGGCCCGCGAGAGCTGCGTGACATCCTCGAGACGATGGGCGCGTACGTCGACATCTACAAGTTCTCGGGCGGTTCGTTCGCGCTGATGCCCGAAGACGCCGTGCGGGAACTGATCGAGGTCTGTCACGACCACGACGTGCTGGTCTCGACGGGCGGTTTCATCGAACACGTGCTGATCCGAGACTACGAACAGGTCGACCGCTACGTCGAGGAGGCCGCCGACATCGGCTTCGACATCGTCGAGGTCTCGAGCGGGTTCCTCGCGATCGACGTCGACGACATGGTCGCGCTCACGGAACTCGTTCAGGACCACGGCCTGAAGGCCAAACCGGAGATCAACGTCCAGTTCGGCGCCGGGGGCGCCTCGAGCGTCGAGGAACTCGAGTCCGAGACGACGATCGATCCGACGAGCGCCATCGAGGAGGGGCGGCGCCACCTCGAGGCCGGCGCGTACAAGATCATGGTCGAGTCGGAGGGGATCACCGAGCAGGTCCGCGACTGGCGGACCGACGTGGCGTTCAAGATCGCCGACGGCCTCGGCGTCGAGAACTGCGTCTTCGAGGCCGCCGATCCCGAGGTCTTCGAGTGGTACATCAAGCAGTTCGGCCCGAAGGTGAATCTCTTCGTCGACAACTCCCAGATCGTCGAACTCGAGTGTATGCGGTCGGGGCTGTGGGGCAAGAAGTCATCGTGGGGCCGAATCGCGAGCTACGAGCGCGATGGCGAGTGA
- a CDS encoding MmgE/PrpD family protein, with amino-acid sequence MTTLELAEFVQATDYEDLSPDVRDALKRRVLDSVGIAVAAEVADPTQVVFETVRDLETDGACTLWGRDGDGASPVQAAMHNTALTRYLDYMDSFLAPNETPHPSDNVGAVVAAGEYADRSGEDLLAGLAVAYEIQGELAWNAPVRDRGFDHVTHTVVSAAAGASKLLGLDLEETRNAIGIAGTAHNALRVTRTGGINEWKGIASANAARNAVYSAMLAKNGMEGPRDLFEGQKGWQDVISGAFDVDLTPGERVHDAMTKRYVAETYAQSAVEGVIELAEREDLDPDDIAGVKLETFAGAKLIIGGGEGNRYEIDNRAQADHSLPYMLAAALIDRDLSLEQYEPDRIRREDVQELLRIVDVSEDSELTERFENGEMPAVIDVTTDDGTTYRIEKEAFHGHPLDPIGWEGLEAKFDAIAGEHLEDDRRDELVETIRTLEDQDVADLTALLE; translated from the coding sequence ATGACGACACTCGAACTCGCGGAGTTCGTCCAGGCAACCGACTACGAGGACCTCTCGCCCGACGTTCGCGACGCGCTCAAACGCCGCGTGCTCGACTCGGTCGGCATCGCCGTCGCCGCGGAGGTCGCCGATCCGACGCAGGTGGTGTTCGAGACCGTCCGGGACCTCGAGACGGACGGAGCGTGCACGCTCTGGGGACGGGACGGCGACGGCGCCTCGCCGGTGCAGGCGGCGATGCACAACACGGCGCTGACCCGCTACCTGGACTACATGGACTCGTTTCTCGCGCCCAACGAGACGCCCCATCCGAGCGACAACGTCGGCGCCGTCGTCGCCGCGGGGGAGTACGCCGACCGGTCGGGCGAGGACCTGCTCGCGGGGCTGGCCGTCGCCTACGAGATCCAGGGGGAACTCGCGTGGAACGCACCCGTTCGCGACCGGGGGTTCGACCACGTCACCCACACCGTCGTCTCGGCGGCCGCCGGCGCGTCGAAGCTCCTCGGCCTCGATCTCGAGGAGACCCGGAACGCCATCGGCATCGCGGGGACGGCCCACAACGCCCTGCGGGTGACCCGGACGGGCGGGATCAACGAGTGGAAGGGGATCGCGTCGGCGAACGCCGCGCGGAACGCCGTCTATTCCGCGATGCTCGCGAAAAACGGGATGGAAGGACCGCGGGACCTCTTCGAAGGCCAGAAGGGGTGGCAGGACGTGATCTCGGGGGCGTTCGACGTCGATCTGACGCCCGGCGAGCGCGTTCACGACGCAATGACCAAACGCTACGTCGCGGAGACGTACGCCCAGTCGGCCGTCGAGGGTGTGATCGAACTCGCCGAGCGGGAGGACCTCGACCCGGACGACATCGCGGGGGTCAAACTCGAGACGTTCGCCGGCGCGAAGCTCATCATCGGCGGCGGCGAGGGGAACCGGTACGAGATCGATAACCGGGCGCAGGCCGACCACTCGCTGCCGTACATGCTCGCGGCGGCGCTGATCGACCGTGACCTCTCGCTCGAGCAGTACGAACCCGATCGCATTCGGCGCGAGGACGTCCAGGAACTGCTTCGAATCGTCGACGTGAGCGAGGACTCCGAACTCACCGAGCGCTTCGAAAACGGCGAGATGCCGGCCGTCATCGACGTCACGACGGACGACGGCACCACCTACCGGATCGAGAAGGAGGCGTTTCACGGCCACCCGCTCGACCCGATCGGCTGGGAGGGGCTCGAGGCGAAGTTCGACGCTATCGCGGGCGAGCACCTCGAGGACGACCGCCGCGACGAACTCGTCGAGACGATCAGGACCCTCGAGGACCAGGACGTGGCCGATCTGACGGCGCTGTTGGAGTAG